In Vitis riparia cultivar Riparia Gloire de Montpellier isolate 1030 chromosome 19, EGFV_Vit.rip_1.0, whole genome shotgun sequence, the following proteins share a genomic window:
- the LOC117908146 gene encoding uncharacterized protein LOC117908146: MVCEITLLVAGGWASKDIMPPRRAASSQNSQANDDVPPVEGLPHVSAEGIYRYLGTLAGLVERQARAAGTNVQGQSSSSRGSSFDDFKKLGPPYFSGATDPTEAEAWILKMEKFFGVIDCSEEQKASYAAFMLDKEADHWEAFYKKYFPDSVRRQKVGEFIRLEQGDMTVAQYEAKFTKLSRFSPQLIATKEEKLGVYSEVVDRALIAEKDNEELHQYREQQRKQNRSDGAHGNQAQRRSTSERNHNKGKAAQNLDGACPTCGKKHGGRPCYREIGACFGCGK, translated from the exons ATGGTGTGTGAGATCACCCTTTTGGTGGCTGGTGGATGGGCAtcaaag GACATCATGCCACCAAGAAGAGCAGCTTCTTCACAAAACAGTCAGGCTAATGATGATGTACCTCCAGTTGAGGGTTTGCCTCATGTGAGTGCAGAAGGGATCTATAGGTATCTTGGGACACTAGCTGGTTTAGTTGAACGCCAAGCTCGAGCTGCTGGGACTAATGTTCAGGGACAATCTTCATCTTCTAGGGGTAGCTCTTTTGATGACTTCAAGAAATTGGGTCCTCCTTActtttctggtgctacagatcccACAGAGGCAGAGGCTTGGATCCTGAAGATGGAGAAATTCTTTGGTGTAATAGATTGCTCTGAGGAGCAAAAAGCCTCTTATGCAGCttttatgttagataaagagGCAGATCATTG GGAGGCTTTCTACAAGAAGTATTTCCCTGACAGTGTTAGGCGGCAGAAGGTGGGAGAGTTTATTCGTTTGGAACAGGGGGATATGACTGTGGCTCAGTATGAGGCCAAATTTACAAAGTTATCACGTTTTTCCCCACAGTTGATTGCTACAAAGGAGGAAAAg CTTGGTGTCTATTCAGAGGTTGTTGATAGAGCCCTTATAGCAGAGAAAGATAATGAGGAGCTTCATCAGTATAgggaacaacaaaggaagcaAAATAGGagtgatggtgctcatggtaatcAAGCACAACGAAGGTCTACATCAGAAAGAAATCATAATAAAGGGAAGGCAGCGCAGAATTTAGATGGGGCTTGTCCTACTTGTGGTAAGAAGCATGGgggtaggccatgctatagagagattggagcttgctttggttgtgggaagTAA
- the LOC117909228 gene encoding uncharacterized protein LOC117909228, with amino-acid sequence MDQIENQKLQALSEFTKSQFLKKVAQLLLSVSVFSFFFSYSTWLSFLSHSFNLSSFPFQLLTHSINRNCIFLLCNGILVFLARNSGLIRSSSSGFDHADEYLIKKTGDRLPMLLDNEATTETTEPPESAADDQEERDKKYFFKEEETENLIEEDEEQEVDHGTSLLEDENPKKSSLESSLFIEEEEHSSLSTEELNKKFDDFIRRMKEEIRIGSMTTSHSLAIKESSSFDQSV; translated from the coding sequence atggatcAAATTGAAAACCAAAAGCTTCAAGCTTTAAGTGAATTCACAAAGTCTCAGTTTCTAAAGAAAGTTGCTCAATTACTACTCTCAGTTTCTGtgttttccttcttcttttcctACTCAACTTGGCTCTCTTTTCTCTCCCATAGCTTCAACTTATCTTCCTTCCCTTTTCAACTCCTTACTCACAGCATTAATAGGAACTGCATATTCCTCCTTTGCAATGGAATCCTAGTTTTCCTAGCAAGAAACTCGGGTTTAATCAGATCTTCTTCATCTGGGTTCGATCACGCTGATGAGTACCTCATCAAGAAGACTGGAGATAGGTTGCCAATGTTATTGGACAACGAAGCTACCACGGAAACCACTGAACCTCCGGAGAGTGCTGCTGATGATCAAGAAGAAAGAGACAAGAAGTACTTCTTCAAGGAAGAAGAAACTGAAAATTTgattgaagaagatgaagaacaagaagTAGATCATGGAACTTCCCTTTTAGAAGACGAAAACCCGAAAAAGTCAAGCCTAGAAAGTAGCTTATTCATTGAAGAGGAGGAGCATTCGTCGTTGAGCACCGAGGAATTGAACAagaaatttgatgattttataaGAAGGATGAAGGAAGAAATCAGAATAGGCTCAATGACAACCAGCCATAGTTTGGCGATTAAAGAAAGTTCTTCATTTGATCAGTCTGTTTAA